CCTCCGAACGCGCGATGAGCGCAATCACAGTCAGCACCAGGGCCACCGCGGCCAGCGCGACAAGCAGCAGATGGTTCGAATTCCAGGCGGTGATTCCCGCGAGAATCAGTAGCGCAACAGCTACCGCCAACGCCCCGGTCCGGCCAAGAATCACCGCAACTGTAGCCTTGCCGGTGGCGGCATCGCCGACCCGGTCGGGAATCGTGGTCAGGGCGTACACACCGCCAACCGCAAAGAAGAAGTAAAATGGGTTGTCCCAGCCGAGCAGACCGGCGTTGTGAAGGTCCATCTCCGGCATCACCGCCGCCGGCACCAAGAATCCGTGAGCATAGGCGTTGGCAAAAAGACCTCCGACCGGCCGATCTTTAAGTCGCAAAGGCGGTGCGGAATAGACGATTGCCAGCAGGAGGAACTGAGCGGCAATAAACAGGGCCAGCCAGGAACGGAGCGGCGCGAGAATCACCGGCGAGGTCAGGACAATCGCACAGCCGACCAGGAGTTGTCTTTGGGTGAGAAAACCGCGCTGCAAAAACCCGACTTTGCGATTGAGCCGATCGGACTCGAAATCGTAGATCTGGTTCAAATAAGCCGCGCCGGCGAAGAGCAGGCTCATGCCGAACAGCACGGCCAAATCGATCCAACCGAACTCTTCCCCGGACAAGGCATGATGGTAATGCAACGATACGAGATAGACTGACCAGATCGGCAGATGCAGAAGCGGCCGGGCCGCAAAAAACCAGTCAAGCCATCTCATGTCAGCCCGATCACACGAAAATAGAAGTACATAAACGGAGCCGCGAACAACAATGAATCAAACCGATCGAGCACGCCACCGTGACCAGGGATTATTGCCGATGAGTCTTTAACCCCCAGCGAGCGTTTCCATAACGATTCCGCCAGGTCGCCGATCTGCCCGAAAAACGAACATCCGAGGGCAAGCACAAGGACATGCTGCCATGGCACGCCGGAAAGTCTCCAGAAGATCATCAGCACACCGACAGCGAGCGCTCCGAGCAGGCCTCCGAAAAATCCTTCAACCGTCTTATTTGGAGAGACGGTCGGAGCGAGTTTGCGTCTGCCCCAGGTTTTGCCGACCCACATGGCGGCGGTGTCGCCCACCCAGAGCACGGCAAATAGAAACAGGAGGCTGTCGCCCCCCGACGGCACCCCCTCCCCCATACCGGAACCTGTTTCGCCCAGCAAATACACGAGGGGATAGAGAAACGCGATATAGCACACACCCCATACCAGCCGGGTGTGTGACTCAAACATAGTCTTCGGGGAGCGGCGTCCAACAGACGAGTAGAGCGCCGTAATTGCAAAGAACACCGGCAGGAAGACCCCCACCACCGAGGCGTACCAACTGGTGGGATCGAGGTGATCGGCAATCGCCCCGCCCTGGCACATGAAGAACAATACCCCGGCTACGGTAATCACCGCCGCCCAGAAGAGCAGGTGGTGGGGACGCCATCCTTCGGCCCAAAGATACTCGAGTATTCCGATCATGGCGAACAGCGAAACCATCCCGAACAGCCACAGTCCTCCCCGGTAACTGATCCAGAGAATAGCCGGAATAGCCACCGCGGCGACCGCTATGCGGGCATTGAGGTTCCGGCTCATTCACCCTCTCCGATCACCTTACCGAACCGGCGCTCCCGGTGTTGATAGTCGATTATGGCGTCGTAGAGTTCCTTGCGACCGAAATCGGGCCAAAGGGTGTCGATTATGTACAGCTCCGTATAGCTGGTCTGCCACAGAAGAAAATTGGATATGCGCCGCTCGCCCGATGTCCGAATGAGCAGATCCGGGTCCGGTATGTCGGCGGTGTAGAGGAATCCTGAAAACAACTCCTCGTCAATATCGGCCACGTCGATCATTCCCCCCCTGGCCGCCTCGACAATCGCCTTGACCGCGTCGAGTATCTCCGTCCGGCCGCCGTAGTTGAGCGCCAGGTTGAGCACCAGCCCGGTGTTGCGGCGGGTCTTTTCGACAGCGTCCTGAATGACTTCGCGGCGCTCCTT
The Candidatus Zixiibacteriota bacterium genome window above contains:
- a CDS encoding phosphatidate cytidylyltransferase — encoded protein: MSRNLNARIAVAAVAIPAILWISYRGGLWLFGMVSLFAMIGILEYLWAEGWRPHHLLFWAAVITVAGVLFFMCQGGAIADHLDPTSWYASVVGVFLPVFFAITALYSSVGRRSPKTMFESHTRLVWGVCYIAFLYPLVYLLGETGSGMGEGVPSGGDSLLFLFAVLWVGDTAAMWVGKTWGRRKLAPTVSPNKTVEGFFGGLLGALAVGVLMIFWRLSGVPWQHVLVLALGCSFFGQIGDLAESLWKRSLGVKDSSAIIPGHGGVLDRFDSLLFAAPFMYFYFRVIGLT
- a CDS encoding UbiA family prenyltransferase, which codes for MRWLDWFFAARPLLHLPIWSVYLVSLHYHHALSGEEFGWIDLAVLFGMSLLFAGAAYLNQIYDFESDRLNRKVGFLQRGFLTQRQLLVGCAIVLTSPVILAPLRSWLALFIAAQFLLLAIVYSAPPLRLKDRPVGGLFANAYAHGFLVPAAVMPEMDLHNAGLLGWDNPFYFFFAVGGVYALTTIPDRVGDAATGKATVAVILGRTGALAVAVALLILAGITAWNSNHLLLVALAAVALVLTVIALIARSEAVVRIAPKTPLLLLTVIAGYWYPIYLLIVVALLWGTRAYYKRRFGVAYPEPA
- a CDS encoding isoprenyl transferase — its product is MSTDLRQLESDIRRKPERLPQHVAIIMDGNGRWAALRHKPRTYGHEAGVRAVKEVVRATAELGIKYLTLYTFSVENWKRPKLEVSALMSLLTRTTISELDELNKNNVKLVVTGRINGLPKERREVIQDAVEKTRRNTGLVLNLALNYGGRTEILDAVKAIVEAARGGMIDVADIDEELFSGFLYTADIPDPDLLIRTSGERRISNFLLWQTSYTELYIIDTLWPDFGRKELYDAIIDYQHRERRFGKVIGEGE